In one window of Brassica rapa cultivar Chiifu-401-42 chromosome A07, CAAS_Brap_v3.01, whole genome shotgun sequence DNA:
- the LOC103850137 gene encoding BAHD acyltransferase At3g29680-like, whose protein sequence is MALNVIENVRVRPATKPSDDSVHSFSLPLNFFELRWIKFHPNQRVIFYRLTESSSETFHSHILPKLKLSLSHVLRYYLPLAGLLTWDPQDPKPSITVSKNDTVSLTVAETDADFSFLTSNGLRPATLFHPLVPELEVSDDSATLLSLQITLFPSQGFCMGIASHHSVNDGTTSAMFIKSWSHICRLHEHSNAMEFPLLPEDLTPTFDRTVINIPSGLESKMIDLLSSRSKDSDNFKTLKPPPLDEISSDVVRVTLELTSENIEKLRERVGNESARSPLELHLSAFVIAYAYSWTCVVKARGGNPNRPVRFIYTADFRARLDPPLPATYFGSCVLPSGWFQYEAGTFLKEGGFVKAVEILSDSVKRLCSQGIESFFEDYVQRGKNVIADAQAGSVAGSTRLAINRTDFGWGRPVKTEFVSIDRNEAFSMLERRDDSGGVEIGVCLKKGEMNTFLSLFKDGLSD, encoded by the coding sequence ATGGCACTAAACGTGATCGAGAACGTCCGAGTCAGGCCTGCTACCAAACCGTCCGATGACTCAGTGCACTCCTTCAGTCTCCCTCTAAACTTCTTCGAGTTGCGCTGGATAAAATTCCATCCTAATCAGCGAGTCATCTTCTACAGACTCACCGAGTCATCATCCGAGACATTCCACTCTCACATCCTCCCAAAGCTcaagctctctctctcccaTGTCCTCCGCTACTACCTCCCACTTGCCGGCCTCCTcacgtgggacccacaagatccAAAGCCGTCCATCACCGTTTCGAAGAATGACACGGTGTCTCTTACTGTCGCAGAGACCGACGCAGACTTCTCCTTTTTAACCAGCAATGGACTACGTCCTGCGACCCTCTTTCATCCTTTGGTACCTGAGTTAGAAGTCTCTGATGACTCGGCGACCCTTCTCTCTCTGCAAATCACGTTGTTCCCCAGCCAAGGCTTCTGCATGGGCATTGCATCGCACCACTCCGTCAATGACGGTACAACGTCAGCAATGTTTATTAAATCATGGTCTCATATTTGCAGATTGCATGAACACAGCAACGCCATGGAGTTTCCTCTTCTTCCGGAGGATCTTACTCCGACTTTTGATCGTACGGTCATCAATATTCCGTCAGGACTCGAGTCAAAAATGATTGATCTTTTGTCGTCTCGATCAAAGGACAGCGACAACTTCAAAACCCTGAAGCCGCCACCACTCGATGAGATAAGCTCCGACGTTGTCCGTGTCACTCTTGAGTTAACTTCGGAGAACATTGAGAAACTCCGGGAACGAGTGGGGAACGAATCAGCTCGCTCTCCGCTCGAGCTTCACTTGTCGGCCTTTGTCATCGCGTATGCTTACTCATGGACGTGTGTAGTGAAAGCGCGTGGAGGCAACCCGAACAGACCAGTACGCTTTATTTATACAGCAGACTTTAGGGCTCGTTTAGACCCGCCACTTCCTGCTACATACTTTGGGAGCTGTGTGCTGCCCTCAGGTTGGTTCCAGTACGAAGCGGGAACGTTTCTGAAAGAAGGTGGTTTTGTTAAAGCAGTCGAGATTCTAAGTGATTCAGTCAAACGTTTATGTTCGCAAGGGATAGAGTCGTTCTTTGAAGACTATGTGCAGAGAGGGAAGAATGTTATAGCAGATGCACAGGCGGGGAGTGTGGCAGGGTCAACCCGATTAGCGATAAACAGGACAGATTTTGGATGGGGCAGACCTGTTAAAACCGAGTTTGTGTCCATTGACCGCAATGAAGCATTCTCTATGTTGGAAAGGAGGGATGACTCAGGTGGTGTGGAGATTGGAGTGTGCTTGAAGAAGGGCGAGATGAAtacttttctttctttatttaaagATGGCCTAAGCGATTAG
- the LOC108870889 gene encoding protein GLE1-like, with amino-acid sequence MGIVLEPPCPRRVDGISIDPEPNWNFDSLLSEIESVEKKLNVFPKFPQPFTQTTLRMGRRGGGFVMHVSEDEIESDVDEESDEEEEEKDHSQICTKGKHFACDELYLSKMGLAESAPYEVINDDRTEVKEDIKSQVSVAETEMLQEIETFRSAIARTEKYKETRKEVEHKLDLQYQRKV; translated from the exons AT GGGGATTGTTTTGGAACCTCCTTGTCCGAGAAGGGTCGATGGGATTAGCATTGACCCTGAGCCTAACTGGAACTTTGATAGCTTACTCTCTGAAATCGAGTCTGTTGAGAAGAAGCTTAATGTATTTCCAAAGTTTCCTCAGCCTTTCACTCAGACAACCTTACg GATGGGAAGGAGAGGTGGAGGTTTTGTAATGCATGTATCAGAAGATGAGATAGAAAGTGATGTAGATGAAGAgagtgatgaagaagaagaagaaaaagatcatAGCCAAATCTGTACGAAAGGGAAACATTTTGCTTGTGATGAGCTATACTTGAG TAAGATGGGTTTGGCTGAGAGTGCACCATATGAGGTGATCAACGACGACCGAACCGAAGTTAAG GAAGATATTAAGAGTCAAGTATCAGTTGCTGAAACGGAAATGTTGCAAGAGATTGAAACATTTCGCTCTGCAATAGCCCGGACTGAAAAGTATAAAGAAACTAGAAAAGAAGTGGAGCATAAACTTGACCTTCAGTACCAGCGAAAAGTGTAA
- the LOC103850382 gene encoding uncharacterized protein LOC103850382 isoform X2, translating into MGDEIMNNISETRIEDQTQIRQSSYCHQCHQRRSDVVGNCVTKRPNTTCMVKYCSSCLWNRYKEIPEDVSSKEDWLCYKCRGICDCSKCLKTQGKKPTGFLRENGSSSYAVKNPKNAKRQLKLNDSSEGYNEENPAAGKRTKPILKKKEKSQLEEVKLPQGSESITVFGIDLPSENAGRVLQFLEFCSKFGKALGMRGGEPQLVVSEIVSGRNRRSHEHSTLTQMIIQLLTLILVDTGDKSVGLSASDDRWFNVLGDCLAESEVKLDDFPPEMFQKGIAEYEEMGSSERLKLLNFLCDETLSTKVLRDCFANPEFVEKKKEAKEKLNAAKANEQKLYQKLEDEFSKAQAENNGVELTIKQRLAIVSQMEAESELVFAGMQNALKMQNVQEYDNVLRTSPVELDDNGLTLWKLKSYNKEPNILLQDLGSWSDVCPHERWFAFSPEQKPQVEKYIACKKKEKASQKWKGNTALES; encoded by the exons ATGGGCGACGAAATCATGAACAACATCTCTGAAACGAGGATCGAAGATCAAACCCAAATTAGACAATCGTCGTATTGCCACCAG TGTCATCAAAGGAGATCGGATGTTGTCGGAAATTGCGTGACAAAGAGGCCAAACACGACATGTATGGTGAAGTATTGTAGTAGTTGCCTATGGAACAG GTACAAAGAGATCCCAGAGGATGTTTCATCGAAAGAAGACTGGCTTTGTTACAAATGCAGGGGAATTTGCGATTGTAGTAAATGCCT AAAGACACAAGGTAAGAAGCCAACTGGGTTTCTTAGAGAAAATGGTTCCAGCTCCTATGCCGTTAAAAACCCCAAAAATGCCAAACGCCAGCTGAAGTTGAATGATTCAAGTGAAGGCTACAACGAGGAGAATCCTGCAGCCGGAAAAAGAACAAAacccattctcaagaagaaagagaagtcTCAGCTTGAGGAGGTTAAGCTACCTCAGGGCAGCGAGTCAATCACTGTCTTCGGCATTGACTTGCCCTCTGAAAATGCTGGAAGAGTTCTTCAGTTTTTGGAGTTCTGTTCGAAATTTGGAAAG GCTCTTGGCATGAGAGGAGGGGAACCTCAACTTGTTGTGAGTGAGATTGTATCAGGGAGAAACAGAAGGAGCCATGAGCATTCTACCCTCACCCAAATGATAATCCAATTATTGACTCTTATATTGGTAGACACAGGAGACAA aTCAGTTGGCCTGAGTGCATCAGACGATAGGTGGTTCAATGTTCTTGGAGACTGTCTTGCCGAATCCGAAGTTAAGCTTGATGACTTCCCTCCTGAGATGTTTCAAAAAGGCATTGCTGAGTATGAGGAGATGGGTTCATCGGAAAGGCTGAAACTTTTGAATTTCTTGTGCGATGAAACGCTTAGCACAAA GGTGCTGAGGGATTGCTTTGCTAATCCTGAATTTgttgaaaagaaaaaggaagcAAAAGAAAAGTTGAATGCAGCAAAAGCTAAC GAGCAAAAACTATATCAGAAGTTAGAAGATGAGTTCTCCAAAGCTCAAGCAGAGAATAATGGGGTTGAGTTGACAATTAAACAACGGCTTGCAATTGTATCACAAATGGAAGCTGAATCTGAACTAGTCTTTGCCGGAATGCAAAACGCGTTAAAAATGCAAA ATGTTCAAGAATATGATAATGTTCTTAGAACCAGTCCGGTCGAATTGGATGACAATGGTCTTACTCTCTGGAAATTGAAGTCGTACAACAAAGAACCAAACATTTTACTTCAAG ATTTAGGAAGCTGGAGTGACGTATGTCCTCATGAAAGGTGGTTTGCGTTTAGCCCTGAGCAAAAACCACAAGTAGAGAAGTACATTGCTTGCAAAAAG AAAGAAAAGGCTTCTCAAAAATGGAAGGGAAATACTGCTCTTGAGTCTTAG
- the LOC103850382 gene encoding uncharacterized protein LOC103850382 isoform X1, whose protein sequence is MGDEIMNNISETRIEDQTQIRQSSYCHQCHQRRSDVVGNCVTKRPNTTCMVKYCSSCLWNRYKEIPEDVSSKEDWLCYKCRGICDCSKCLKTQGKKPTGFLRENGSSSYAVKNPKNAKRQLKLNDSSEGYNEENPAAGKRTKPILKKKEKSQLEEVKLPQGSESITVFGIDLPSENAGRVLQFLEFCSKFGKALGMRGGEPQLVVSEIVSGRNRRSHEHSTLTQMIIQLLTLILVDTGDKSVGLSASDDRWFNVLGDCLAESEVKLDDFPPEMFQKGIAEYEEMGSSERLKLLNFLCDETLSTKVLRDCFANPEFVEKKKEAKEKLNAAKANEQKLYQKLEDEFSKAQAENNGVELTIKQRLAIVSQMEAESELVFAGMQNALKMQNVQEYDNVLRTSPVELDDNGLTLWKLKSYNKEPNILLQDLGSWSDVCPHERWFAFSPEQKPQVEKYIACKKVDHFLSLALSNNIMSRNLLRFVGF, encoded by the exons ATGGGCGACGAAATCATGAACAACATCTCTGAAACGAGGATCGAAGATCAAACCCAAATTAGACAATCGTCGTATTGCCACCAG TGTCATCAAAGGAGATCGGATGTTGTCGGAAATTGCGTGACAAAGAGGCCAAACACGACATGTATGGTGAAGTATTGTAGTAGTTGCCTATGGAACAG GTACAAAGAGATCCCAGAGGATGTTTCATCGAAAGAAGACTGGCTTTGTTACAAATGCAGGGGAATTTGCGATTGTAGTAAATGCCT AAAGACACAAGGTAAGAAGCCAACTGGGTTTCTTAGAGAAAATGGTTCCAGCTCCTATGCCGTTAAAAACCCCAAAAATGCCAAACGCCAGCTGAAGTTGAATGATTCAAGTGAAGGCTACAACGAGGAGAATCCTGCAGCCGGAAAAAGAACAAAacccattctcaagaagaaagagaagtcTCAGCTTGAGGAGGTTAAGCTACCTCAGGGCAGCGAGTCAATCACTGTCTTCGGCATTGACTTGCCCTCTGAAAATGCTGGAAGAGTTCTTCAGTTTTTGGAGTTCTGTTCGAAATTTGGAAAG GCTCTTGGCATGAGAGGAGGGGAACCTCAACTTGTTGTGAGTGAGATTGTATCAGGGAGAAACAGAAGGAGCCATGAGCATTCTACCCTCACCCAAATGATAATCCAATTATTGACTCTTATATTGGTAGACACAGGAGACAA aTCAGTTGGCCTGAGTGCATCAGACGATAGGTGGTTCAATGTTCTTGGAGACTGTCTTGCCGAATCCGAAGTTAAGCTTGATGACTTCCCTCCTGAGATGTTTCAAAAAGGCATTGCTGAGTATGAGGAGATGGGTTCATCGGAAAGGCTGAAACTTTTGAATTTCTTGTGCGATGAAACGCTTAGCACAAA GGTGCTGAGGGATTGCTTTGCTAATCCTGAATTTgttgaaaagaaaaaggaagcAAAAGAAAAGTTGAATGCAGCAAAAGCTAAC GAGCAAAAACTATATCAGAAGTTAGAAGATGAGTTCTCCAAAGCTCAAGCAGAGAATAATGGGGTTGAGTTGACAATTAAACAACGGCTTGCAATTGTATCACAAATGGAAGCTGAATCTGAACTAGTCTTTGCCGGAATGCAAAACGCGTTAAAAATGCAAA ATGTTCAAGAATATGATAATGTTCTTAGAACCAGTCCGGTCGAATTGGATGACAATGGTCTTACTCTCTGGAAATTGAAGTCGTACAACAAAGAACCAAACATTTTACTTCAAG ATTTAGGAAGCTGGAGTGACGTATGTCCTCATGAAAGGTGGTTTGCGTTTAGCCCTGAGCAAAAACCACAAGTAGAGAAGTACATTGCTTGCAAAAAGGTAGATCATTTTCTCTCTCTGGCTCTCTCTAATAATATAATGTCAAGGAATTTATTAAGGTTTGTAGgcttctaa
- the LOC103850139 gene encoding UDP-glucose 6-dehydrogenase 4: MVKICCIGAGYVGGPTMAVIALKCPHIEVAVVDISVPRINAWNSDQLPIYEPGLEDIVKQCRGKNLFFSTDVEKHVREADIVFVSVNTPTKTTGLGAGKAADLTYWESAARMIADVSASDKIVVEKSTVPVKTAEAIEKILMHNSKGIKFQILSNPEFLAEGTAIADLFNPDRVLIGGRETPEGFKAVQTLKEVYANWVPEGQIITTNLWSAELSKLAANAFLAQRISSVNAMSALCESTGADVTQVAYAVGTDSRIGPKFLNASVGFGGSCFQKDILNLVYICQCNGLPEVAEYWKQVIKINDYQKNRFVNRIVSSMFNTVSNKKVAILGFAFKKDTGDTRETPAIDVCKGLLGDKAQISIYDPQVTEEQIQRDLAMKKFDWDHPLHLQPMSPTTVKQVSVKWDAYEATKDAHAVCVLTEWDEFKSLDYQKIFDNMQKPAFIFDGRNVLNVDKLREIGFIVYSIGKPLDAWLKDMPAFV; the protein is encoded by the coding sequence ATGGTGAAGATCTGTTGTATTGGAGCTGGATACGTAGGCGGTCCAACAATGGCAGTGATCGCACTCAAATGTCCACACATTGAAGTAGCAGTGGTTGACATCTCTGTTCCACGTATCAACGCGTGGAACAGTGACCAGCTTCCAATCTACGAGCCAGGACTTGAAGACATCGTGAAGCAATGCAGAGGCAAGAACCTCTTCTTCAGCACCGACGTTGAGAAACACGTGAGGGAAGCTGACATCGTCTTTGTCTCTGTCAACACCCCCACCAAGACGACTGGTCTTGGAGCTGGAAAGGCCGCGGATCTCACTTACTGGGAGAGTGCTGCTCGCATGATCGCTGATGTGTCCGCCTCTGATAAGATCGTCGTTGAGAAATCCACTGTGCCCGTGAAAACAGCTGAAGCCATCGAGAAGATTCTGATGCATAACAGTAAAGGGATCAAGTTCCAGATTCTTTCCAACCCGGAGTTTCTTGCGGAAGGCACTGCAATCGCTGATCTTTTCAACCCTGACCGTGTTCTCATCGGGGGACGAGAGACTCCTGAAGGTTTCAAAGCTGTTCAGACGCTTAAGGAAGTGTATGCCAACTGGGTTCCTGAAGGCCAGATCATCACAACCAATCTCTGGTCCGCCGAGCTCTCCAAGCTAGCCGCAAATGCTTTCTTGGCTCAGAGGATTTCTTCTGTCAATGCCATGTCCGCTCTGTGTGAATCCACCGGTGCTGATGTCACTCAAGTGGCTTACGCCGTTGGTACTGATTCAAGAATCGGTCCCAAGTTCTTGAACGCTAGTGTCGGATTCGGGGGTTCTTGTTTCCAGAAGGACATTTTGAACCTTGTCTACATCTGTCAGTGCAATGGTCTTCCGGAAGTGGCGGAGTACTGGAAACAAGTGATCAAGATCAACGATTACCAGAAGAACCGGTTTGTGAACAGAATCGTGTCTTCCATGTTCAACACCGTCTCCAACAAGAAGGTTGCCATCCTCGGTTTCGCGTTCAAGAAAGACACCGGCGACACGAGGGAAACACCAGCCATTGATGTCTGCAAAGGTTTGTTAGGAGACAAGGCGCAGATCAGCATCTATGATCCTCAAGTCACTGAAGAGCAGATTCAGAGAGACCTTGCGATGAAAAAGTTCGACTGGGACCATCCGCTTCACTTGCAGCCAATGAGCCCGACCACTGTGAAACAAGTGAGTGTGAAATGGGATGCGTATGAAGCTACAAAAGACGCACACGCGGTCTGCGTTCTGACCGAGTGGGATGAGTTCAAGTCGTTGGACTACCAGAAGATCTTTGACAATATGCAGAAACCAGCTTTTATCTTCGACGGGAGAAACGTTTTGAATGTGGACAAGTTGAGAGAGATTGGTTTCATCGTTTACTCCATTGGTAAGCCACTTGATGCATGGCTTAAGGACATGCCTGCTTTCGTCTGA
- the LOC103850140 gene encoding phosphatidylinositol 3,4,5-trisphosphate 3-phosphatase and protein-tyrosine-phosphatase PTEN1, with protein sequence MGLKLSRGPGKEKSALELRPHILTYLTTNSYLRNLVSKKRRRLTMGGYDLDMSYISDKLLAMSFPAERMRAVYRNPLWQVKSVLDMRHHNHYKVYNLCIEECYDPENFYGRVERFPFDDNHVPTLKMIQLFCESVHSWLSLDPKNIAVVHCMAGKGRTGLMVSAYLVYGGMSAEEALEMYASRRTTNNNGVSIPSQRRYVKYWSHLLSFCKRIGNRPPEVKLPQEHSRELLRIRLYDTVNVDSVFFVVSELQEVPNEMYPPSVELSRGCCRQFKKGYCRSLSPRYYISHSHMNCDSEEDEVLKNRQEPRLVVQMDTESSIIDEKTCLDFYFDKPVRVSGDIRITFYQKMIGSRLFYTCFNTAFITNGLLQFSIGELDKVGGNGRSISGPDFSLELLFTPASSKSGKLLSRDDLCLP encoded by the exons ATGGGTCTAAAGCTCTCAAGAGGTCCTGGAAAAGAGAAATCAGCTCTAGAACTAAGGCCTCACATTCTGACTTACCTAACCACAAATTCTTACCTACGTAACTTGGTGTCCAAGAAACGAAGACGGTTAACCATGGGTGGATATGATCTCGACATGTCTTACATCTCTGACAAATTGTTGGCTATGTCTTTTCCCGCTGAACGAATGAGAGCAGTTTATAGAAACCCTCTTTGGCAAGTCAAGTCCGTGCTTGATATGCGACATCATAATCACTACAAG GTCTACAACCTATGCATAGAAgaatgttatgatccagaaaACTTTTACGGCCGCGTGGAGAGATTCCCATTTGATGACAACCATGTCCCAACTCTTAAAATGATCCAACTCTTCTGCGAAAGTGTTCATTCTTGGCTCTCATTAGATCCCAAAAACATTGCAGTGGTGCACTGCATG GCAGGAAAAGGCAGAACAGGACTAATGGTGTCAGCATACCTTGTCTATGGTGGGATGTCAGCAGAGGAAGCTCTAGAGATGTATGCAAGCAGAAGAACCACAAACAATAATGGA GTCTCGATACCAAGCCAGCGCCGTTATGTGAAATACTGGTCACATTTACTCTCGTTTTGTAAAAGAATTGGAAACAGACCTCCCGAGGTTAAATTACCTCAAGAACATAGCAGAGAGTTGCTAAGAATTAGACTTTACGATACCGTCAATGTTGATTCCGTCTTCTTTGTGGTCTCAGAACTTCAGGAG GTTCCCAATGAGATGTATCCACCATCTGTAGAACTTTCAAGAGGTTGTTGTAGAcagttcaagaaaggctactgTAGAAGCTTGAGTCCGCGTTATTATATATCTCATTCCCATATGAACTGTGATTCCGAAGAAGATGAGGTGCTAAAAAATAGACAAGAACCGCGTCTTGTTGTTCAAATGGATACAGAGAGTTCCATAATCGACGAGAAAACATGTCTTGACTTCTACTTTGACAAACCTGTCAGA GTGAGTGGAGACATACGCATCACATTCTATCAGAAAATGATTGGAAGCCGTCTCTTTTATACTTGCTTCAACACAGCCTTTATAACCAATGGCTTGCTTCAG TTTTCCATAGGAGAGCTAGATAAAGTTGGTGGTAATGGAAGATCAATATCTGGTCCTGACTTTAGCTTGGAATTGCTTTTTACTCCAGCTAGTTCCAAATCAGGAAAGCTTCTTTCCCGAGATGACCTTTGTCTCCCTTGA
- the LOC103850141 gene encoding protein IMPAIRED IN BABA-INDUCED STERILITY 1-like, whose translation MGCISSKNVSYLGDQSASPVQDRENTPGPDFSSTNQHHRVFVDHSLEASQNINRRSRKSKRLGGSDSRVGKSLLSGLSHRNIEAEHAAAGWPSWLCEVASEAVHGWVPLKAEAFQKLEKIGQGTYSSVFRAREVETGKMVALKKVKFDNLQPESIRFMAREILILRKLNHPNIMKLEGIITSRASSSIYLVFEYMEHDLAGLSSNPDIRFTESQIKCYMQQLLWGLEHCHMRGVIHRDIKASNILVNNKGVLKLGDFGLANVVTAKNKHQLTSRVVTLWYRAPELLMGSTSYGVSIDLWSVGCVFAEILMGKPILKGRTEIEQLHKIYKLCGSPPDSFWKKTRLPHATSFRPQHTYEATLRERCKELSTTGVLLLETLLSMEAYKRGTASSALNSEYFLTRPYACDPSSLPKYPPNKEMDAKNRDDMRRKRANLKLRESGVGRKHKRPHREEQDPKSYAKLPIRQDTFEDKNITNEEGPRATTTTHGNYYKLSDLPLTTGPASGFPWAVKRRKDPDNISTLTYYQPSSRSQLSETSAAFAKNTFGLNLKPENESAYEIQGDNDDQIMEELPSEDKLSRTGKRHGSLDGSGLDFSQREEDSPLKKNLEHLQFGKQSISGPLIFKSGKIDEILQRNESNIRQAVRKSHIKMEQDDR comes from the exons ATGGGTTGCATCAGCTCCAAGAACGTCTCATATTTAGGGGACCAGAGTGCCTCACCGGTCCAAGACAGGGAAAACACCCCTGGACCGGACTTCTCCTCCACGAACCAGCACCATCGAGTCTTTGTTGATCATTCATTGGAGGCGAGTCAGAATATTAACAGACGGTCAAGGAAATCGAAAAGATTGGGCGGTTCTGATTCAAGGGTTGGTAAGAGCCTGCTTTCCGGGCTGTCTCATAGGAACATAGAAGCTGAGCATGCGGCTGCTGGTTGGCCATCTTGGCTTTGTGAGGTTGCCTCTGAGGCTGTTCATGGGTGGGTTCCTCTTAAGGCAGAGGCGTTCCAGAAGTTGGAGAAG ATTGGACAAGGAACATATAGTAGCGTTTTTCGAGCACGGGAAGTAGAAACCGGGAAAATGGTGGCTTTGAAGAAGGTAAAGTTTGATAATCTTCAACCAGAGAGCATTAGGTTTATGGCAAGAGAGATTTTGATTCTACGCAAACTCAATCATCCCAACATCATGAAACTTGAGGGTATTATCACGTCTCGTGCGTCGAGCAGCATTTATCTTGTTTTCGAGTATATGGAACATGATCTTGCCGGTTTGTCCTCAAATCCGGACATCAGATTCACCGAGTCACAG ATCAAATGTTACATGCAGCAACTACTTTGGGGACTAGAGCATTGTCATATGCGAGGAGTCATACATAGAGACATTAAGGCATCAAACATTTTGGTCAATAACAAAGGAGTTTTAAAACTTGGAGACTTTGGGCTAGCAAATGTGGTCACAGCTAAGAACAAACACCAATTGACAAGCCGTGTGGTGACTTTATGGTATAGAGCTCCTGAGCTTCTTATGGGATCTACCAGTTATGGAGTATCAATCGATTTATGGAGTGTAGGATGTGTTTTTGCTGAAATCCTCATGGGAAAACCAATCCTAAAAGGCAGAACCGAG ATTGAACAATTACATAAAATCTACAAGCTTTGTGGATCTCCACCGGATAGTTTCTGGAAAAAAACTAGGCTTCCGCACGCAACTTCCTTCAGGCCTCAACATACTTATGAAGCCACACTTAGAGAACGATGCAAAGAGTTATCAACAACTGGTGTTCTTCTATTAGAAACTTTACTCTCTATGGAAGCATATAAGCGTGGGACTGCTTCATCTGCACTTAACTCTGAG TATTTCTTGACGAGGCCTTATGCGTGTGATCCTTCTTCATTGCCTAAATATCCACCAAACAAAGAGATGGATGCTAAAAATCGCGACGACATGCGCAG GAAAAGAGCAAACCTCAAGCTTAGAGAATCTGGAGTTGGCAGGAAACACAAAAGACCACATAGAGAAGAACAAGATCCAAAAAGTTACGCTAAGCTGCCAATAAGACAG GACACGTTTGAGgataaaaacataacaaatgAGGAGGGTCCAAGAGCCACTACAACAACACATGGAAATTACTACAAACTCTCTGACCTCCCATTGACGACAGGACCGGCCAGTGGCTTTCCGTGGGCTGTGAAAAGACGAAAAGATCCTGATAATATCTCCACTCTTACCTACTATCAACCAAGCTCAAGGAGCCAATTGAGCGAAACAAGTGCCGCTTTTGCCAAGAACACTTTTGGTTTGAACCTCAAACCCGAAAATGAATCAGCTTACGAGATTCAGGGAGACAACGATGATCAGATTATGGAGGAGTTACCCAGTGAGGACAAGCTAAGCCGTACTGGTAAACGACACGGATCACTTGATGGGTCTGGTTTGGATTTCAGCCAAAGAGAGGAGGACTCTCCATTAAAGAAGAACTTA GAGCATCTACAGTTCGGAAAACAGAGCATATCAGGACCGCTAATATTTAAATCAGGCAAGATCGACGAAATTTTGCAAAGGAACGAAAGTAATATCCGGCAAGCGGTCCGAAAATCCCACATCAAAAtgg AACAAGATGACAGATAA
- the LOC108870894 gene encoding uncharacterized protein LOC108870894, with the protein MEKISMKLAFFIFIAISSVMSITETGANRLLQDEASQTVLLHHEASSQEAINPNKIHCKKGCHIKCVPNPFIVECFCQC; encoded by the exons ATGGAGAAAATATCAATGAAACTTGCATTCTTTATCTTCATAGCTATTAGCTCcg TGATGAGTATCACAGAAACTGGAGCGAACCGGTTACTACAAGATGAAGCTTCTCAAACTGTGTTGTTGCACCATGAAGCTTCTTCGCAGGAGGCTATCAACCCAAACAAAATTCACTGCAAGAAAGGGTGTCATATTAAATGTGTTCCCAATCCATTTATTGTTGAATGTTTTTGTCAATGTTAA